CGTGCGACAGCGTGGCACCTGTCATCAAACTCACCGCTTGGTCCATCGTGGCCGTGCGTGGGTTTAGCGTCGCCACGGTTTGGCCGCGTCGCATCACAACGACGCGATCGGCGACTCCGAACACTTGAGGAAGATTATGGCTGATGAACACCACGGCAGTTCCGGCATCGCGAACCTTGCGCATCAACTCGAATACGAGAGCCGATTGGGCCACGCCAAGCGCCGCGGTGGGCTCGTCCATGATGACGAGCGCCGACCCCCAGAACACGCTGCGAGCGACCGCGATCGACTGCCGTTGTCCGCCGGACAACGTGTCGACGCGTTGGTTGATCGAGTCGATCTTGATGCCGAAATCCCGGAGGTGCTCTTCGGCGCGCTTGCGCATGGCGGGGCGGTCGAGAAAGTCGAGCCGGCCCCAGAATCCGGAGCGGACGATCTCTCGAGCGAGGAACAAGTTCGCTGCGATGTCCAGGTCCGGCGCCAGCGCCAAATCCTGGTACGTGGTCTCGATGCCGGCGTTGCGTGCGTCAGCCGGATTATTAAACGTGACCGGCTTTCCGTGCATTTCGATGGCGCCGGAATCCGGCGCAAGCGCACCTGCGATGATCTTCGTCAGCGTAGATTTGCCGGCGCCATTGTCGCCGATGAGTGCGACGATCTCTCCGGCGCCGACTTCAAGGTCGACTCCCTCGAGGGCGATGACGTTCCCAAAGCGCTTTGAAATGGCTCGCGCAGCGAGAACCGGAGTATCGCGCTCCACGGTCGGCGCCGAATTAGTCATGCCGCCACCAATTTCGGTTTGCGCAAATGATCGAGATAGACGAACAGAATCAGCAGTGCGCCTTCGAGCATCCGCGCGACTTGCGGATCGAAGTTCAGCAAGTTGAGGCCGTTTGTCATGACTTGCACGAGAAGAACACCGAGGAAAGTGCCGACAATGGAACCGCGCGCACCGAAGAGACTCGCGCCGCCAAGCACCGCCGCGGCGATCGCGTCGAGTTCGTAACCGGTTCCGGCGTTCGGGTCGCCCTGCGCGAGGCGCGCGGTGAGGAGTATACCGGCGACCCCTGCCAATAGGCCGCTCACCGCGTACACCGTCATCAGTGTCGCGCCGACGTTGACGCCGGCGCGGCGCGCACTCTCCGCATTGCTTCCAACTGCGTACACGTAGCGGCCGCGTCTTGTGAAATGAAGAAATGTTCCAGCGATGACGCAGACGCACGCGAGGACCCAGAACAGGTTTGGAACGCCGAGAGTGGCGTTCGCCGCAAAGTCGCTAAACGAAGGCACATCGTATGCGACCTGTTGCCCATTGCCGAAGATCTGAGTCAGCCCGCGCAAGATGCCGAGCATCCCCAAGGTCACGATGAACGGCGGGAGCGCGGCGCTGTGGATCAGCGCGCCGTTGGCGATCCCGATCCCGATCGCGATCGCGAGAACGGCGGCGATCGCCAACGGAATGGGGATCCCGTGAGCCAAACCGAGCGCGACGAGAATGCCGGCGAACCCGAGGAGCGACCCGACCGCAAGATCGATGCCGGCCGTGATGATCACAAAGGTTTCACCGACAGCGATGATCCCGACGACGGCCATTTGGCGCGCATTGTTGTCGAGGTTCTGCAGCGTCAGAAATCCTTGCGCCGTCAACGAAAAGACTGCGATCAGGACCACGATGATGCCGAGCAGGCCGAGACGAAGCACGAGGTCCCATCGGGCAGCGCGGGGCTTTTGTGCGGCCGTCTCGCCGTGGTTCACGTTCTATGGCCCATCAGGACGCGCGAAGCCCGACGCGCGTCTGCTTCGAAGGATTGAGCAGTCCTTGGATGTCGGCTGCGCCCACGTTTTGAGGCGTGGCAGCCGTGACGCCGGTGTTGATGAATTTCGGCATCTCGAGACCGGCCGCGGCGAGTAAGCCGTACGCGACGCCTCCATACCCCATCTGATATTGGTCTTGGAGAATGATGCCATCGATGCGACCGGCTGAAAGATCCCGAACAAGCTGTGGCGTCGGATCGAAGCCGACCAGCGAGACCTTGGTCGAATCCACGCGATTCTCGCGAAATGCCGTGACGGCGCCCTGGAGAGTGATCAGCGAATCGGCGAAATATCCGACGAGGTGAGGAAATCTCGACAAAGTGTCCGCGACGATTCCGATCGGCTTCACCGATTGATCGCCCGCCGCGTCCTTGTGAGCGACGACTTCCAGACCGGGATAGGCTTTGAGCCCTTCGAGAAATCCGTTGTCGCGAAGCGTCAGCGATCCGACGCCGCTCAAGAATGTGGAGTAGGCCACCTGACCTGCCGCCGCGCCAGTCTTCTTCTTGATGGCTTCGGCGAGCGTTTTGGCCGCGAGCTGGCCGCCCGCGTGATTGTCCGTCGCGAGAAACGACACGTAGTCATCGGTGTTGGCGGCCGAATCGATGAGGATGACCTTGACGCCCGACTGCGAGGCCTTGTTGATGACGTTGTCGAGTGCGGTAGAACTTGTCGGCGCTAAGACGAGGAAGTCTAGCCTTTTGGCGAGAGCATCTTCAACGAGCTCGATCTGCTGCTGGATGTTGGCCTCAGAGTTCGCGCCGGTGAATTGCAATGCGTCGAGCCCGAGTTGTTCTGCCGCGTGCCGGCCACCGTCGAGACATGTCCGCCAGTAGTCCGAGTTGACCGTCTTAACGATGAACGCGAAGCGCAATCCCCCCAGAACCGATTTCGGCGGTGGCGAGCAGCCCGTTTGCGCGATTGCCCCGGCCGTTGCAAGTCCGGCAGCGACCGAAGCACTAACATTCAACAGGCTGCGGCGGCTCAGGCGCGGAGCGTTTTTATAATCGGCCATTGCCACTCCATCTAACGCGGTCCGAAGAAATGCATGAGCACCCTCTAGAGACACGATCGAGGTCTCTTCAGGATTGCGATATGGTCAATACTATTGCTAAAAGCGACCTTCCTCCCTGGAATCGCTCGTAAACCAAAGGGTATAAGTTGATGATAGCGCAATAGGTTGCCAAATGGCACTAAAACCGAAACACGACGTTAAGCTCATCAACTCGCTGGCCCGGGGCACGAAGATCATGCGCCTACTCGCTGACGTCGACGGCCCACTGGGCGTCACCGACGTCGCCGAGCGACTGCGTGTCGACCCAAGCACAGCCTACAGATTGCTCGCAACGCTTGAGGCGAGCGGTCTCGTTCAGCAAGATCCGGATTCGAAGAAATACGCGCTCGGTTACGGCGTGCTGGAGATAGCATTCTCCTTGCTCCGGCGGCTAAGCGTCGTCGCGCTGGCTGATCCATACTTGAGATCGATCGCGGCGCTCACCGGTGAGAGCACGCATATCGCTGTGCTCGACGGTGCTCGGGCCGTTTTTGTCGGCCGGCAGTCTGGGGCAGGCATTCTTCGAGTGGAAACCACCATCGGCAGTTCTGAGCCGGCCTATTGTACGGCGGTCGGCAAGGCGCTCCTGGCCGATCTGGCTGAACTTGATCTGCATCGACTTTTCGCCACCGAGCCGATGACGCGCTACACGCCTCAAACCATCACAACGATCGACGGATTGGCGGACGAACTCGAGCGCGTTCGCCGCAATGGTTATGCTTACGACGAAGAGGAGCTCCATCCGGGCGTACGCTGTCTCGCGTCTCCGATCAGAGATCATCGTTCCAGGATCGTCGCGGCTCTCGGTCTTTCCATGCCGGCTACGAGACTGACGCGTGAACATATCCCAGAACTCGTCGGGCACATCGCCGGTGCCGCCGAGAGCGTTTCGTCTCAGCTCGGCTATGTCGCCGAATCCACCGCTAAATCGTCCTGAGGTGCTGCTGACGTGCGAATGACGGGCGGGCAGATTGTCGCTGAATATTTAGTCCGTGAAGGCATGCCCTATCTTTTCGGCGTTCCAGGACACGGGAACACGGCGCTCTTGGATGCATTCGTCGATCGCCGCGACGAGATCAAGCTCGTCCAAGCCATCCACGAGCAAGGCGCCGCGCACATGGCCGACGCGTATTACCGCGTCGCGCGAAAGATCTGCGGCGTCTTCACTTCCATCGGCCCGGGCGCTGCGAATACCGCGATGGGTGTGGCGAACGCGTACATCGATTCGATACCGCTTCTACTTCTGACGGGCTCCGTCCACACTTATATGCGCGGTCGTGGCGTGCTTCAGGAATTGGAGCGGACGCATTGGGCGAATTTTCCGCGCATGATGGAACCAATCGTCAAGCGCTGGTGGCAACCGAGCCGAGTCGATCAGCTTCCCAACGTATTGCATCTGGCATTCAACGTGATGCTCGAAGGGCGCCGCGGACCCGCCTACATCGACCTCCCGATGGACCTCCAAGCAGAGGACGCGGAGATCGATTCGTTCCCCGATCCGGTCACGCGCCGTCCGCACGGCCGTGCTCACGGTGATCCGCAGATGATCGACGAGGCGGCCCAAATGCTGCTCGCTGCCCAACGCCCGCTGATAATCATCGGCGGCGGCGTCATCGCGTCGCAGGCGGAGAGCGAACTTCGAGACGTCGCAGAGTTTCTCGGCTGCCCGATGACCGTCACATGGATGGGCAAGGGCGCGATCGCAGAAGATCATCCGCTGTATGCTTGGCCGTGCGGCGATCTCGGTTCGATTTCCGGCAACACGCTCTCGCGCGAGGCGGACGTCATCCTTGCCGTCGGCTGCCGCTTCACCGACCGGACGTCCTCGTCGTTCCGTCGCGGCGTGACGTTCAACATCCCACCGACAAAGCTCATCCAAATCGATCTCGATCCGTACGAGATCGGCAAGAACTACCCGGTGAATGTTGGCCTGGTGGGCGATGCGAAGGCGACTCTTGCCGATATGCTCCTTTGCTTGCGTGGGCTCTCCAAACCGGTCGACTATGCCAACTCGGCGTACTTCGCGCGGATCCAGCAGCTGAAGGCCGCGTGGCAAGAAGCGCTGCGGCCTTCTCGCGAGAGCACGAACAGTCCGATGACGATTGCGCGCGCGCTTGCAGAGGCGCGAAATGTCCTCGACCGCGATGCCATCGTGGTGACCGGCGCCGGCAATCCGCAAAGTCAGGTGTTCACGGAATTTCCGGTCTACGCGTCGGATCAGCACATCACGTCTGGCGGTTTCTCCGCGATGGGCTTTGAAGTCCCCGGTGCGATCGGGGCAAAACTCGCCGCACCCGACAGACAGGTCGTCGCCATCGTCGGCGACGGTAGCTTCTTGCAGACCATTGAAGAACTGGCGATGGCGGCGCAATACGACATACCCGCCGTGTTCTTGGTGATGAATAATTTTGGGTGGGAGTGCATCAAGAATCTGCAGACCACGCAGTTCGGGCCCGATCGCGCCATCGCCACCAAATTTGGCAAACCCGACGGCACGCCGTTCTCGGCAAACCTAGCCGCTGTGGCGCAAGGATTCGGCTGTCACGGCGAGCGTATCGAAAGTCCCGATGAAGTCGGCCCGGCCTTGCGGCGCGCATTTGCTTCAGGCAGGCCCGCTGTGGTCGAAGCGCTTTGCAGTCGCGAACTTCCCGGCAGCGCGCTGACAACCACCGGCTGGTGGGACGTGACTATCCCTACGTATCACAAGAAAAATCGTGCGGCGTATGAGGCGGCGCGCTCTGAAGAATCGCTCACTTGATGGCGGACTCGCGTCTAGGTCTAGCGGTTTTTGGCGCGGGGCGAATCGGTACGGTTCACGCCCGGTCAGTGTCAAGGCATGTGCCAGGCGCCACACTCGTCGGAGTCGCAGATATCGATCGCGACGCGGCGCAGCGGCTCGTGGACGATGCGGGAATGGGCCGTGTCTCAGACGCGCAGGCCTTTCTTGACGACCCCGCCGTCAACGGTGTTATCATCGCGACTCCGACGGACACGCACTCGGAGCTCATCCTGAGGGCGACGAGCGCCGGCAAACACATTCTGTGCGAGAAGCCGATCTCGCGCCAACTCTCCGAAACGAAGACTGCCGAGATCAGCGCGCGATGGGCACGCGTCATCCTACAGGTCGGATTTCAGCGGCGCTTCGACGCTGAGTTCTCGCGCGCGCGGATGTTGGTGGCAAACGGCGACCTCGGGCAGCCGCGCTTTCTTCGTCTCGTGGGTCGGGATCATCGCATCCCCTCGATCGCGTATCTGAAGACGAGCGGCGGGCAGTTCGCCGATCAAATGGTTCACGAATTCGACCTGGCGCGCTGGTTGATGGCGCCTCTCGAGATTGAAGAGGTGTACGCTACGGGCTCCGCGCTCATCGAGCCGGCGCTCGAAGAGTTCGGGGACGTCGACACGTCGCTCGTCGTGCTTCGCTTCTCCGGCGGAGCGCTCGGCGTCATCGACAACTCGCGCGAAGCGATATACGGCTATGACGTGCGCGGCGAGATCCAAGGTTCCAAGGGCATGGTACTCGTCGGTCACCAACGCCTCGATAGCGGCGACCTGATCGATTCGAAATTTGCGACCCCCGACGTCGAGTCGTTCACGGAGCGATTCGCCGACGCTTATCGCGCCGAAGTGCGAGAATTCGTCGCGGCAATTCGCGAACGGCGCGAGCCGCTCGTCGGTGCTCGGGACGCGCTTGAAGCGCTGCGCATCGCGTTGGCCGCCGATAGATCCATGCGCGAGAACCGACCCGTCAAACTTGCGGAGATCACGGGTGATCGATAGCGGCGGGGGGTCGCCGCTTCTCATCCGCGGCCGCGATGTCACTTCGGGCGAGTTGGTCGCCAGTTCGCCGGGCAACGCCGAAATGAAATTCATTAGCTTCCGGGTCGTTCGGATGCTCGCCGGCGAACGGATCGAGGCAGACACAGGAAAGGATGAAGTCGCGCTCGTGCTCATCGCCGGTACGGTCGACGTCTTGTCTTCCGCCGGCGCGTGGAAAAGCATCGGCAAGCGACCGGATCCGTTCTCTGGACCACCCGAAGCCGTCTACCTGCCGCCTGCGGCGAGCTATGAGATACGCGCGAGCCGCGACGCGGAAGTCGCGGTCTGCGGAGCACCTGCTCGAGAGTTGCATGCGGCTCGAATCATCGCACCTTCCGCCGATGCCGAATACACGCGCGGGGACGGACAGGCTCAACGCCGCGTCCGCAACATCCTGATGGACGATGGCGACGCCAGCACTCTATTCTTGACCGAGGTCGTCACGCTGCCGGGCAATTGGTCGAGTTATCCGCCGCACAAACACGATGAAGATAACCCGCCGGTCGAATCGCAGCTTGAAGAGCTATACTACTATCGGGCACGCCCCGCGGCGGGCTTTGCATTTCAACGCGTGTATACGCCAGGCGGAGACCTCGACGAGACGATCACCGCACATGACGGCGACGTGGTCCTCGTACCGCGCGGTTATCACGTCTGCGCGGGGGCCGCCGGATATTGGATCTATTACCTCAACGTCTTGGCAGGGCCGAAACACACATATCACATGACGTTCGATCCTTCGCACGCGTGGATCAAAGAGAATTGGACGTGGTGATGGCGGTCGACGTCGGGACGGCGTCTGTGAATTGGGGATTCGATCCGCTCTACACATGGGTCCAAACGCCGACGTTCGCGCACATGCTGGACGAGATGCAGGCGGCGGGATACGGCGGAACCGAGATCAGCTACCATTTTCCGGCCGATGCCGAAGAATTGCGCCTCGCGCTCGCTAAACGCGCATTGCGCGCGGCGGCCACGTTTCATGCGTTGGATTTGCGCGATGCCGCGAACCATGATTCTGCGATTCGCGGAGTCGCGCCGATCGCGGACCGGCTTCAAGCGCTCGGGTCTGATGTGCTCATTCTGTCCGACGCGCCGTCACCGCCGCGGCTCGCGGCCGCAGGACGCGTCGCCGACGACGGCAGCGACGGCCTGACTCGCGGCCAATGGCGCGCGATGAGCGACGGGCTGAACCGTATCGGCGAACTCTTGGCCGCGCGAGGGATGCGCGGCGTATTTCATCCGCATGTCGGCACCTTTGTGGAGACGCGCGCCGAAATCGACCAGCTCTGCGCGATGACGGACAGTTCGCTGCTCGGACTTTGTCCCGACACCGGTCACCTTGCTTACGCGGGCGTCGATTCCGGACAACTTTTCCGAGACTACGCCGACCGCATCGATTACGTCCATCTCAAAGATGTCGACGGCGATCTTCTCACCCGAGTCCGCTCCGAAGGGATCGGCTTTGTGCGCGCCGTCGAGTTAGGTCTATTCGTCGAACTCGGCGAGGGCATCGTCGCGATCGCGCGCATCATGGAATCTCTCGCGGCGGCGGACTTTCGCGGCTGGCTGATCGTCGAACAAGATGCGCCGCAAAACCCTCTTGGATCGGCTATCGTCAACCGAAATTTTCTTCGCGAGGAGTTCGGACTATGAGAGTGGGCGAGTTGCAAACGATCGGAAACGATATTCGAAGGCATGTCCTCAAGGCCGTGAACCATGCCGGCGCCGGTCATATCGGCGGCGTGTTCTCGGCAGCGGACATGCTTGCCGCGTTGTATTTCGCGATCTTGCGCATCGATCCGCGGCGTCCATCGTGGGAAGATCGGGACCGGTTCATACTTTCGAAGGGACATTGCGGGATCGGCCTGTACGCCGTCCTCGCCTTGCGCGGTTACTTTCCGGTCGCGGAGCTGCTGACGTTTGACGCCATCGACTCGCGATTGCAGGGCCATCCAGATATGACGAAGCTTCCCGGCTTGGATATGTCAACCGGGTCGCTTGGCCAGGGGCTATCACCCGGTGTCGGCATGGCGCTCGGCGCCCGTTACCTCGCCAAAGACTTCCGCACGTGGGTGATGCTCGGAGACGGCGAGATTCAGGAGGGCCAGATCTGGGAGGCAGCCTTTGTCGCCGGCCGCTACGGACTAGACAATCTCACCGCGATCCTGGACTGGAACCATCTACAGCAATTCGGATGGGCGACGTCCGCGGGCTATTCCAGTAATGCGCGGTTGGACCCGGTGGATCATCCGGCTGCGAAGTGGCGCGCGTTCGGATGGCACGTCATCGAATGCGACGGCCACCGGATCGGCGATTTCATGTCGGCGTGCGAGGAAGCTCTGAGCGTCCGCGGGCGCCCCTCGATGATCGTCGCGGATACGGTGAAGGGCAAGGGCGTCTCATTCATGGAGCACGATTACTCGTGGCATTCCAAGCCCGTGACCCAAGAGGATCTCGCGCAAGCTCTGCTCGAGCTTGACGCCGCAGACCGAAGTTTGCAGGTCGAAGTGCTATGATCGAATCGATCGCACAACGCGACGCGTTCGGCGACGCGATGATCGAACTGTGCGCGCGCGATTCGCGCGTCGTGCTCGTCGATGGCGATCTCGCGAATTCGACCAAATCCGACAAGCTCGCTGTCGCATCCCCAGATAGATTCTTCATGATGGGAATCGCAGAGCAAAATCTCGTTGGCGTCGCAGCCGGTATGGCAGCAGTCGGCCTAAAACCGTGGGTCGCATCCTTCGCGGCCTTCATTGCGACGCGAGACCTGGATCAAATCCGAGTTGCCGTCGCGCAACCGAATCTGAACGTGAAGCTTGCCGCTCATTACAGCGGACTAATGACGGGATATACCGGTAAGACTCATCAGGTGGTCAACGATCTCGCGATCATGCGAAGCATGCCGAATATGACGGTGGTCGCGCCCTGCGACGGAGTCGAGACGCGCGCGGCGATGTTGGCGATCGACGCGCATGTGGGGCCGGTCTACCTCCGCCTCACCCGTGACCCCATGCCGACGATCACTCCGGCGGGCCGAACGTTCGAGCTTGGTCGTGCAGTCGTTTTGCGTCGGGGCGCGGACATCGGATTGGTTGCGACAGGCGCGCAGACCCTTCGCGTCGTGGAAGCGGCGAACGTGCTTGCTTCCGAAGGAATAGCGGCGACGGTCCTGCACGTTCCGACCATAAAGCCGATGGATGCCGAGGCCCTGGTCGATGTCGCCCGGTCGACCCGATGCATTTTGACCTGCGAAGAGCATTCGATCTTCGGCGGTTTAGGCGGCGCAGCCGCCGAAATCTTGAGCGAACGCCATCCGGTGCGAATAGGCCGTCTGGGCCTGCGCGACGTCGACGGCGAAAGCGGCCCCAACCAAGCGCTCATCGATAAATACGGATTGAGCGCCGGCGATGTCGTGCGCAGCGCGCGCGCGTTGATCGCAGCGCTTTGACAACTATCGCCGTTTTGGCGGGCGACGGCATCGGCCCGGAAGTCACTCGCGAAGCCGTTCGCGTGCTTCGCGTCGTCAGACCTGACGTTGAATTGGTCGAGGCTCCCGTTGGGGCTGCCGCCATCCGGGTCGCCGGCTCGTCGCTTCCCGACGCGACGCGGTCGCTTTGTGATCGAAGCGCGGCCATACTATTTGGGGCGGTCGGATCCGCTGAGTACGATCACCTTCCGTTCGCCGAACGCCCGGAACATGCGTTGTTCACGCTGCGCCACGAGTACGATCTCTTCGCAAATATCCGGCCGGTACGAGTGTTTCCAGGTCTTGAACGTGCATCGAGCCTTTTGCCAGAGCTAGTCGTTGGATTGGATCTCGTCGTCGTCCGGGAGTTGACCAGCGGCATCTATTTCGGGCTCCCCAAGGAACAGCGCGTCGCCCTGGACGGCGTGGAAGAAGCCGTGGACACGATGTTTTATAGAGCGCCTGAGATCGAGCGGATCGCCCACGTCGCATTTTCGTTCGCCAGGCATCGGCGAAAGCGCGTCACGTCGGTGGATAAACAGAATATCTTGGCGACGTCGGACTTGTGGAGGCGGACCGTCGCACGAGTATCCCTCGATTATCCGGACGTCGAACTTGCGCACCTGCTCGTCGATAATGCGGCAATGCAGCTTGTGCGGAGGCCTCGAGAGTTCGACGTCATCCTGACGGAGAACATGTTCGGCGATATATTATCCGACGAAGCCGCGATGTTGACGGGTTCGATAGGCAACTTGCCCAGCGCCAGCCTAGGCTCTCGCGGCTCGACGGGGAAACAATTTGGGATGTACGAGCCGATCAGCGGAACAGCCCCCGATATTGCAGGCAAGGGCATCGCAAATCCGACAGCAGCTATACTTTCTGCGGCGATGCTGCTCCGGCATAGCCTCGCCGATGAGTCTGCGGCGAAGAGAATCGAAGACTCGGTGGCCACCGCATTCAGCCAGGGAGCGCGCACGACTGAGCTGGCGATTCGCGGAGAGGTCGCGCTTGGGACTCGGGAGTTCGCAGACATGGTGATCTCCCGTCTGTGACAACGGCTTTCCCGTCGCGATT
This Candidatus Eremiobacteraceae bacterium DNA region includes the following protein-coding sequences:
- a CDS encoding ATP-binding cassette domain-containing protein: MTNSAPTVERDTPVLAARAISKRFGNVIALEGVDLEVGAGEIVALIGDNGAGKSTLTKIIAGALAPDSGAIEMHGKPVTFNNPADARNAGIETTYQDLALAPDLDIAANLFLAREIVRSGFWGRLDFLDRPAMRKRAEEHLRDFGIKIDSINQRVDTLSGGQRQSIAVARSVFWGSALVIMDEPTAALGVAQSALVFELMRKVRDAGTAVVFISHNLPQVFGVADRVVVMRRGQTVATLNPRTATMDQAVSLMTGATLSHGTMPPRSRLE
- a CDS encoding ABC transporter permease: MLRLGLLGIIVVLIAVFSLTAQGFLTLQNLDNNARQMAVVGIIAVGETFVIITAGIDLAVGSLLGFAGILVALGLAHGIPIPLAIAAVLAIAIGIGIANGALIHSAALPPFIVTLGMLGILRGLTQIFGNGQQVAYDVPSFSDFAANATLGVPNLFWVLACVCVIAGTFLHFTRRGRYVYAVGSNAESARRAGVNVGATLMTVYAVSGLLAGVAGILLTARLAQGDPNAGTGYELDAIAAAVLGGASLFGARGSIVGTFLGVLLVQVMTNGLNLLNFDPQVARMLEGALLILFVYLDHLRKPKLVAA
- a CDS encoding substrate-binding domain-containing protein, whose product is MADYKNAPRLSRRSLLNVSASVAAGLATAGAIAQTGCSPPPKSVLGGLRFAFIVKTVNSDYWRTCLDGGRHAAEQLGLDALQFTGANSEANIQQQIELVEDALAKRLDFLVLAPTSSTALDNVINKASQSGVKVILIDSAANTDDYVSFLATDNHAGGQLAAKTLAEAIKKKTGAAAGQVAYSTFLSGVGSLTLRDNGFLEGLKAYPGLEVVAHKDAAGDQSVKPIGIVADTLSRFPHLVGYFADSLITLQGAVTAFRENRVDSTKVSLVGFDPTPQLVRDLSAGRIDGIILQDQYQMGYGGVAYGLLAAAGLEMPKFINTGVTAATPQNVGAADIQGLLNPSKQTRVGLRAS
- a CDS encoding IclR family transcriptional regulator; this translates as MALKPKHDVKLINSLARGTKIMRLLADVDGPLGVTDVAERLRVDPSTAYRLLATLEASGLVQQDPDSKKYALGYGVLEIAFSLLRRLSVVALADPYLRSIAALTGESTHIAVLDGARAVFVGRQSGAGILRVETTIGSSEPAYCTAVGKALLADLAELDLHRLFATEPMTRYTPQTITTIDGLADELERVRRNGYAYDEEELHPGVRCLASPIRDHRSRIVAALGLSMPATRLTREHIPELVGHIAGAAESVSSQLGYVAESTAKSS
- a CDS encoding thiamine pyrophosphate-binding protein, which encodes MTGGQIVAEYLVREGMPYLFGVPGHGNTALLDAFVDRRDEIKLVQAIHEQGAAHMADAYYRVARKICGVFTSIGPGAANTAMGVANAYIDSIPLLLLTGSVHTYMRGRGVLQELERTHWANFPRMMEPIVKRWWQPSRVDQLPNVLHLAFNVMLEGRRGPAYIDLPMDLQAEDAEIDSFPDPVTRRPHGRAHGDPQMIDEAAQMLLAAQRPLIIIGGGVIASQAESELRDVAEFLGCPMTVTWMGKGAIAEDHPLYAWPCGDLGSISGNTLSREADVILAVGCRFTDRTSSSFRRGVTFNIPPTKLIQIDLDPYEIGKNYPVNVGLVGDAKATLADMLLCLRGLSKPVDYANSAYFARIQQLKAAWQEALRPSRESTNSPMTIARALAEARNVLDRDAIVVTGAGNPQSQVFTEFPVYASDQHITSGGFSAMGFEVPGAIGAKLAAPDRQVVAIVGDGSFLQTIEELAMAAQYDIPAVFLVMNNFGWECIKNLQTTQFGPDRAIATKFGKPDGTPFSANLAAVAQGFGCHGERIESPDEVGPALRRAFASGRPAVVEALCSRELPGSALTTTGWWDVTIPTYHKKNRAAYEAARSEESLT
- the iolG gene encoding inositol 2-dehydrogenase — its product is MADSRLGLAVFGAGRIGTVHARSVSRHVPGATLVGVADIDRDAAQRLVDDAGMGRVSDAQAFLDDPAVNGVIIATPTDTHSELILRATSAGKHILCEKPISRQLSETKTAEISARWARVILQVGFQRRFDAEFSRARMLVANGDLGQPRFLRLVGRDHRIPSIAYLKTSGGQFADQMVHEFDLARWLMAPLEIEEVYATGSALIEPALEEFGDVDTSLVVLRFSGGALGVIDNSREAIYGYDVRGEIQGSKGMVLVGHQRLDSGDLIDSKFATPDVESFTERFADAYRAEVREFVAAIRERREPLVGARDALEALRIALAADRSMRENRPVKLAEITGDR
- the iolB gene encoding 5-deoxy-glucuronate isomerase, producing the protein MIDSGGGSPLLIRGRDVTSGELVASSPGNAEMKFISFRVVRMLAGERIEADTGKDEVALVLIAGTVDVLSSAGAWKSIGKRPDPFSGPPEAVYLPPAASYEIRASRDAEVAVCGAPARELHAARIIAPSADAEYTRGDGQAQRRVRNILMDDGDASTLFLTEVVTLPGNWSSYPPHKHDEDNPPVESQLEELYYYRARPAAGFAFQRVYTPGGDLDETITAHDGDVVLVPRGYHVCAGAAGYWIYYLNVLAGPKHTYHMTFDPSHAWIKENWTW
- a CDS encoding TIM barrel protein, whose amino-acid sequence is MDQRELDVVMAVDVGTASVNWGFDPLYTWVQTPTFAHMLDEMQAAGYGGTEISYHFPADAEELRLALAKRALRAAATFHALDLRDAANHDSAIRGVAPIADRLQALGSDVLILSDAPSPPRLAAAGRVADDGSDGLTRGQWRAMSDGLNRIGELLAARGMRGVFHPHVGTFVETRAEIDQLCAMTDSSLLGLCPDTGHLAYAGVDSGQLFRDYADRIDYVHLKDVDGDLLTRVRSEGIGFVRAVELGLFVELGEGIVAIARIMESLAAADFRGWLIVEQDAPQNPLGSAIVNRNFLREEFGL
- a CDS encoding transketolase, whose protein sequence is MRVGELQTIGNDIRRHVLKAVNHAGAGHIGGVFSAADMLAALYFAILRIDPRRPSWEDRDRFILSKGHCGIGLYAVLALRGYFPVAELLTFDAIDSRLQGHPDMTKLPGLDMSTGSLGQGLSPGVGMALGARYLAKDFRTWVMLGDGEIQEGQIWEAAFVAGRYGLDNLTAILDWNHLQQFGWATSAGYSSNARLDPVDHPAAKWRAFGWHVIECDGHRIGDFMSACEEALSVRGRPSMIVADTVKGKGVSFMEHDYSWHSKPVTQEDLAQALLELDAADRSLQVEVL
- a CDS encoding transketolase C-terminal domain-containing protein; translation: MIESIAQRDAFGDAMIELCARDSRVVLVDGDLANSTKSDKLAVASPDRFFMMGIAEQNLVGVAAGMAAVGLKPWVASFAAFIATRDLDQIRVAVAQPNLNVKLAAHYSGLMTGYTGKTHQVVNDLAIMRSMPNMTVVAPCDGVETRAAMLAIDAHVGPVYLRLTRDPMPTITPAGRTFELGRAVVLRRGADIGLVATGAQTLRVVEAANVLASEGIAATVLHVPTIKPMDAEALVDVARSTRCILTCEEHSIFGGLGGAAAEILSERHPVRIGRLGLRDVDGESGPNQALIDKYGLSAGDVVRSARALIAAL
- the leuB gene encoding 3-isopropylmalate dehydrogenase; the encoded protein is MTTIAVLAGDGIGPEVTREAVRVLRVVRPDVELVEAPVGAAAIRVAGSSLPDATRSLCDRSAAILFGAVGSAEYDHLPFAERPEHALFTLRHEYDLFANIRPVRVFPGLERASSLLPELVVGLDLVVVRELTSGIYFGLPKEQRVALDGVEEAVDTMFYRAPEIERIAHVAFSFARHRRKRVTSVDKQNILATSDLWRRTVARVSLDYPDVELAHLLVDNAAMQLVRRPREFDVILTENMFGDILSDEAAMLTGSIGNLPSASLGSRGSTGKQFGMYEPISGTAPDIAGKGIANPTAAILSAAMLLRHSLADESAAKRIEDSVATAFSQGARTTELAIRGEVALGTREFADMVISRL